From the genome of Primulina huaijiensis isolate GDHJ02 chromosome 11, ASM1229523v2, whole genome shotgun sequence:
AATGGACCAAAAtagccatttttttttttttaaaaataatgtactgatcgagaaaaaaaatgaaaaattagtgGAGTAGaaaccaaaaatggtaatgttCCTGGATAAAAAAATACCAACCCTAATGAACATATGTGTTGGCCGATGGTAATGTTAAAGGGAGAGAAGTGAATAGTTTTGATGAAACCTTTGTTAATATTAATCCTAAATTGTCCTTCTCTAGCTCACTGGATAAGACAATATCTGTTTAACTGAAGGTGCATGTTAAAACCCCACACCAGGCACGTGTttcattgattttgtttttctctattttttaatgaattatttCGAAACTGTATTTTAGTCAATTGTTATTTTTCACAATTATGATATGTCTATCATGTAAATAtaatcaaatcataatatgtaataatttcaaaatgagTATGACCCGTCAGCTAATTTTTATAATTCTGATATTACCtctatttgaatataaatcaaattaattaaaaaaaacttcacAAGTCCTAAATTGCTTTTACaccaatatattaataaaatgtcatAAGTGCAGTTTCAAACCCCACAccaagtatttttcattgattttatttttttttctttttttaattaattatttcgaAATTGTTGTAGTCAACCATTAATTTTCACAATTATAGACATCTCTCGTGTAAATATAATCCAAtcaaattgtaatatataataatttcaaaatgagCATGACTCGtagtttttataatttatgatattaccaatataaattatattaattaaaaaactgTAAAAGCACACAACACATGCAAAAAATAAGTTAGTGTATATATAACACATATTCACATGAAATAGGTTAATAAAAGGATAAAACTTGTGTACTCTATGCACACATAATTACTTGCTTACAAAATTGGTTTTCATGGATAATAAAAggtttgtaattattttaagaaattttgtgACTATATATTATGGATAACgtgcgatttttttttaaaataatgatgtgAATTATATTAACATGTTTTTAATTTGTATGGATAGTGTAtgaatatttatatcaaaattttagtaattatatcaaattatatatatatgtgtgtgcgtgtgtgattGATTTGTTTTATGAAGCAAAGGTAACACGGTCATTTGATTTTCTGTCCCGATTCAATATTGAATAATTAACTATAACCTATTATATTCGTCAGTTAAGGTTAACCTCGTTAATTCTTTGTCGATAGAATCTatgaaacatttaaaaaatatggggAGGCGGGGTGCATCTAAGACAAGAAATGCTTGTCGGGTGTATAGGGGAATATAATTTAGTAATATTGTGGAATCTAATTTGGTTTCCATGTCATATTTTAAGAACGATTTGGGATTGTATTCAATATACAATAGGACGATCGAGTAGGTGTAGGGGGTGTTCATGTGATACTaaagtttcaaatttgaaaCGAAATTTCCCGATTGAGTCCTTCCCCTAACTCAAAAGGAAATTCGGTTTATTTGGTTTTGCATAGTTTAGTTTGGTCAGTAATCGATCGACCGACTAAATGATCTAGTCTAGGTAGGAGAATTCAGATTTCTGGTGGGTCAATTGTAAAATTgttgttaataaaaaaaaaaaagaaaactgtCCATGTAATTGATAAGTAGAAACAAAAAGGGTATATTTACGCTTTTGGATGTAAAAAAATTgtagatatttaatttttggtgGGAGATCCATGTTTCGATCTTCACGTTTTGCTGTCTTATGTAGGCGAGAAGTCGATGATAAGGAAACGTTACATGTATTTGACAGAAGAATTCTTAAAAGAGAACCCTAATATCTACGCATACATGGCGCCATCTCTCGACGCTAGGCAAGATATTGTGGTGGTAGAGGTCCCCAAACTTGGAAAAGAAGCTGCCCAAAAGGCGATCAAAGAGTGGGGGCAGCCAAAATCTAAGATCAGTCACGTGATATTCTGTACCACCAGCGGAGTCGACATGCCCGGAGCCGATTACCAGCTCACCAAGCTACTCGGCCTTCGCTCCTCCGTTAAACGCTTCATGATGTATCAACAGGGCTGTTTCGCTGGCGGCACGGTACTTCGCATGGCTAAGGACCTGGCGGAGAATAATGCCGGTGCACGAGTTCTCGTAGTATGCTCGGAAATAACTGCGGTGACCTTCAGAGGACCGAGCGAGAGTCATTTGGATAGTTTGGTGGGACAAGCATTGTTTGGAGATGGTGCTGCGGCGGTGATTGTGGGGTCCGACCCGGTTGTCGGGGTCGAGCGGCCGTTGTTCCAACTCGTGTCCGCGGCACAGACCATATTGCCCGATAGTCATGGAGCCATTGATGGGCATTTACGTGAAGTGGGATTGACTTTCCATCTTTTGAAAGATGTCCCATCTTTGATTTCTGAAAATATCGAGAAAAGCTTGAGAGAAGCATTCGATCCATTAGGTATCTCGGATTGGAACTCGATTTTTTGGATCGCGCATCCGGGAGGGCCCGCGATCTTGGATCAGGTTGAGATGAAACTATCCCTAAATCCCGAAAAGCTCCGGTCGACTCGGCATGTGTTGAGCGAGTATGGGAATATGTCTAGTGCATGTGTGCTGTTCATATTGGATGAGATGAGGAAGGCGTCGACGAAGGAGGGGCAGAGCTCGACAGGAGAGGGGCTCGACTGGGGGGTGCTATTCGGATTCGGACCCGGTCTCACCGTCGAGACGGTGGTTTTGCACAGTGTTCCAATCAATTGATTGAGGCCGGCCAGGGCCGATTTGTTCAATTTACCTGCTATATTTGTATCTTAAATTTATGGGGGTGTGATTCATCATATGTGCATTTTGCTTGTAACTTCGTATATTCAAATAACGTGTATGAAATCGCGGCACAgcaaatcttttgttgcaaagCTCGTTTATGCTAATTTCATGCATATCTACATTGTAGGATGAAAACATTTTGAAAAGATTCGGGTCGAAGATCTGTCtaacaaaattgatttttgagGAGATTGTTACAcaagtatttttaaaataatttcaatattatatAATGACCAAGCTTTCAAGTTTTTTTagatattattatttcatttgcatacgtgtgtgtgtgtgtatgggTGAATTGACAAGGGTAAGaaacattaatttatttataaactaATAGCTAACTATGCTCATGCATTGCGCGTATGTGAATAAATTTGTAaggataatttaataataacttATGCACAATGTTTTACATATAAGGAGAATTTATCAGTAAATTCATGATGaggtaataaaaatattaaaatacctTAGATATTTGGTTAGATATGAGTTTAGTGGGAGATAATAGAATACATGCATGGAGGAATATAGTCTATGGTACCTTTGATTTCAATTGTACTGGTGCTTTCACGTGATTCAAGTATGTTTGAAACTAACTTAGACAATCCGAAATCACGCACATGCGCAGACATATCATCACTCAAAAGAATGTTACTTGGCTTCAAATCGTCGAGAATCATCAGTGCCCATATGTAGGTGCTCAAGTGCATGAGCCCTATCGATGGCGATTTCGATCCTCTGCGTGCAACTTACGAAAGGACGATGAAATTGTAAAAGcatatcatgaaaaaaaaatagtcaaaaattatcatatcgtctcataaattaattttgtaaaataaatctCTAATCTCatattattcataaaaaattattattattattttttaaatataaaatatataaacccATCCCAACCAcgaatgtaaaaaaaaaaaaaatctgttttcttaaaaaataataataagttcaAGTGGAAACTGATGACAATCGTCGAGTGTTGAGACTGTAGAGAAGGGGAGAAAGTGTGGATCAACCTATAGTGGTTGTGATTGGTGAAGAGGGAAAATTCGTCGGAAAAAATAACTGAGCGGCGAGATGACGGAGGCGATGATAAGAAAGAAGGCGGGGATGGCGAGCGTGAAGGATATGCCCTTACTTCAGGACGGCCCGCCTCCGGGAGGGTTCGCGCCGGTCCGATTTGCTCGGCGGATTCCGAGTAAAGGTCCTAGCGCAATGGCCATTTTCCTGGCCACTTTCGGTGTTTTCTCTTGGGGCATGTACCAGGTCGGCAAAGGCAACAAGATCCGCAGGTAAATTTTGTCATAGTCAAGTGATTTTTTCATTTTGTCACGCGGGTGATTTGTGAGTATTTGCTATTTATCATGAGCTCCTAATTTAGCatgatgttttgtttatttgattggAGACGCTGGCTTTCGTGCTTTTGGTGATCAATTTCACCTAGTTGTGAGATAAAAAGGTGAAAGATAAAATGGTGAAATTTTTGATGACTTTTGAAAGTTATTTAGATCATTCAATCAGCGAACTATCGTCTGGTGATCTTAAATATTAAGGGGACTGAATGGTGTTTCATTTTTAATATGCGAGAAAGGCTTTAGGGACTTGGCATTATTCGTTTATCAGCTGAgttattgtaaaattttaatttttactggTTATTTTTTCTATCCAAAGTTCCTCTGCATTTTGACGACCCTTGGATTCAAGTGAAAAATCTATTTCACTTGGTATTCCAGATCTTATGTGTTTGATTCATGTGTAGATTTGGGAACATAAGCGTGGCTGTGTGGGGATATGATATAATATCTGTgatgttttcttttgtttgataATGATGCCAGGCTTGACAAAATATTGAATTCATCAAGCCTTCATGTGGTTCACACCCAATACATTTGAG
Proteins encoded in this window:
- the LOC140989058 gene encoding chalcone synthase produces the protein MVTVEDIRCAQRAEGPATILAIGTATPPNCVDQSTYPDYYFRITDSEHKEDLKEKFKRMCEKSMIRKRYMYLTEEFLKENPNIYAYMAPSLDARQDIVVVEVPKLGKEAAQKAIKEWGQPKSKISHVIFCTTSGVDMPGADYQLTKLLGLRSSVKRFMMYQQGCFAGGTVLRMAKDLAENNAGARVLVVCSEITAVTFRGPSESHLDSLVGQALFGDGAAAVIVGSDPVVGVERPLFQLVSAAQTILPDSHGAIDGHLREVGLTFHLLKDVPSLISENIEKSLREAFDPLGISDWNSIFWIAHPGGPAILDQVEMKLSLNPEKLRSTRHVLSEYGNMSSACVLFILDEMRKASTKEGQSSTGEGLDWGVLFGFGPGLTVETVVLHSVPIN
- the LOC140987276 gene encoding NADH dehydrogenase [ubiquinone] 1 alpha subcomplex subunit 13-B-like; its protein translation is MTEAMIRKKAGMASVKDMPLLQDGPPPGGFAPVRFARRIPSKGPSAMAIFLATFGVFSWGMYQVGKGNKIRRELKEEKYAARRAILPILQAEEDERFVHEWKKYLEEEARIMKDVPGWKVGESVYNSGKWMPPATGELRPDIW